One region of Trichoderma breve strain T069 chromosome 7 map unlocalized scaffold00007, whole genome shotgun sequence genomic DNA includes:
- a CDS encoding short chain dehydrogenase domain-containing protein, producing the protein MHSKEPEFSENDIPDLSGYVTIVTGGNSGIGYETANQLALHNARVYIASRSQERVNQAIGQMSQAAMGKTLDLHFLQIDLQDLKSVKAAAEHFMTLETRLDILINNAGVMTVPFKLTADGLETQWQVNYVSPHIFTSSLMPLLLSTASTLDTKDRVRVVHVSSDAAFFGPDTVQWNDVNMTSTKGVMELWKRYGHSKQAIIRDAKELNDRYSSQGIVKSNLQGHDPTLMGKVVRVAMKLGAGDTPLHGALNSLYCATSPSAPVQGQGRFFVPVGKPDSLTSRLKCDRGHPCDNCAKRNQSQSCQYTNPAVRNRTAQARRVTYSSDIAERNQSTNAGTIRVAVPDDHGGLSQEIGTPGTMHGDQMGTRWFDDTHWQAIMDDIAELKGCTDTQSRGDPLPDTVEEENYGLTLFFGLSQSMNRPDLLASLPSRPVVDRLVSRYFNTKEPILMVLHTPTFYREYTQFWENQQAAPVAWISLLFNILCYSVSFYQRAGDALPGSLGEPRRARDRFRTRAAQCLVLADYTRPGRYKVEALLLYSGTEFMRTRDSQIGISILFGVIVKLAMHMGYHRNSKHYQNLSVFEGEMRRRAWALIWQVDHLVSFQVGLPRTISDSQCDAGLPHNLVDEDFDETTKVLPTPRPITERTPVTYTIMKGRLVSVFARIVENPNLTGGAMHEDVTQLDKHLQDAHISLPPVLRIRTMNMSITDPPDLIMQRYNLELLYQKARCVLHRRYLTDYRSDLRYAYSRWSCVDAATQIIRHQSDLYDETLPGGQLYKDRWYISSLTSHDFLLAAMVLCLELSWKTTSDPPNLYPGSMSSTPKSREELSKILETSYSIWTAFSETSTEARKASRALALMLQSAKRNRPGSRDMGEEPVRDQRPRLRHINHDARHLPLENSQPQMFLPSETQAEPDLSGMAEQTSMAIEDMMNNPEGFDWNAWDNQIQHNSWELTDETWMASLAPSDSQLSMFSPTD; encoded by the exons ATGCATTCGAAAGAACCCGAATTCTCTGAGAATGACATACCGGATCTGAGTGGCTACGTTACGATTGTTACGGGAG GGAATTCCGGTATTGGATATGAGACAGCCAACCAACTCGCGCTTCACAATGCGCGTGTCTACATCGCTAGCCGATCTCAAGAGCGAGTGAACCAAGCCATCGGTCAAATGTCACAGGCGGCCATGGGAAAGACGCTTGACTTGCATTTTCTTCAAATAGATCTACAGGATCTAAAGTCGGTCAAGGCAGCTGCCGAGCATTTCATGACACTAGAAACCCGCTTGGATATCTTGATCAACAATGCCGGT GTCATGACCGTCCCCTTTAAACTCACCGCCGATGGGCTCGAGACGCAGTGGCAAGTCAACTACGTTTCGCCTCACATTTTTACCAGCAGTCTCATGCCTCTTTTGTTATCGACCGCGTCAACTCTGGATACTAAGGATCGAGTTCGAGTCGTTCATGTATCCAGCGATGCAGCCTTTTTCGGCCCCGACACAGTGCAGTGGAACGACGTCAATATGACTTCAACTAAGGGAGTGATGGAGCTGTG GAAGAGATACGGACATTCGAAACAAGCTATCATACGTGATGCGAAAGAGTTGAATGATCGCTATAGTTCGCAAG GCATTGTCAAATCGAATCTGCAAGGACACGACCCGACCCTTATGGGAAAGGTCGTTCGAGTGGCGATGAAGCTCGGAGCTGGTGACACGCCTCTCCATGGAGCACTCAATTCGCTGTATTGTGCCACGAGCCCCAGCGCACCGGTTCAAGGGCAGGGAAGGTTCTTTGTTCCGGTTGGCAAGCCGGATTCAC TTACCTCAAGGCTCAAGTGCGACCGAGGGCATCCTTGCGACAACTGCGCAAAACGCAACCAGTCTCAATCATGTCAGTATACCAATCCTGCGGTGCGCAACAGAACTGCCCAAGCTCGCCGGGTGACCTACTCTAGCGATATTGCTGAGAGA AACCAAAGCACCAATGCAGGAACGATTCGTGTAGCAGTTCCGGACGATCATGGTGGGCTGTCGCAAGAAATCGGCACTCCAGGGACGATGCATGGAGATCAGATGGGCACGAGATGGTTTGATGATACGCATTGGCAAGCTATAATGGATGAT ATAGCAGAGCTCAAGGGCTGCACAGATACACAATCACGCGGTGACCCCCTTCCAGACACCGTAGAGGAAGAGAATTACGGCCTGACATTGTTTTTCGGCCTGTCACAGTCGATGAACCGGCCTGATTTGCTGGCATCCCTCCCTTCAAGGCCTGTCGTCGACCGGCTCGTTTCTCGGTacttcaacaccaaggaGCCTATACTAA TGGTCCTCCATACTCCAACCTTCTATAGAGAG TATACGCAATTCTGGGAGAACCAACAGGCAGCGCCTGTCGCTTGGATCAGTCTCCTCTTCAATATCTTGTGCTACTCTGTCTCCTTTTACCAGCGTGCAGGCGATGCTCTTCCGGGTTCGCTGGGTGAGCCAAGGCGTGCTCGCGATAGGTTCAGAACCCGTGCTGCGCAATGCCTGGTGCTCGCAGACTATACCAGACCAGGTCGATACAAGGTCGAGGCTCTCCTGCTCTACTCCGGAACAGAATTCATGAGAACCAGAGATAGCCAGATTGGCATTTCTATTCTGTTCGGGGTCATTGTTAAGCTGGCCATGCACATGGGTTACCATCGCAACTCAAAACACTACCAGAATCTTTCGGTCTTCGAAGGCGAAATGAGGAGGCGGGCTTGGGCATTGATTTGGCAAGTAGACCATCTTGTTTCGTTCCAAGTTGGTCTTCCTAGAACGATATCTGATTCGCAGTGTGACGCCGGGCTGCCTCACAATCTTGTTGACGAGGACTTTGACGAGACGACAAAAGTGCTTCCCACGCCTCGACCCATTACGGAGCGGACTCCGGTAACATACACAATCATGAAAGGAAGACTTGTGTCTGTTTTTGCCCGGATTGTTGAAAACCCCAACTTGACAGGAGGTGCAATGCACGAGGATGTGACGCAGCTTGATAAACATCTACAGGACGCACACATCTCTCTGCCGCCTGTTTTGCGCATCCGTACGATGAACATGTCTATTACCGATCCTCCAGACCTCATCATGCAACGGTATAATCTCGAATTGCTCTACCAGAAAGCCCGATGCGTGCTTCATCGCAGATACTTGACCGACTACCGATCAGATTTGAGATATGCTTACTCAAGGTGGTCGTGTGTAGATGCAGCGACGCAGATTATTCGCCACCAGAGTGACCTCTACGACGAGACGTTACCAGGTGGGCAGCTGTATAAAGATAGATGGTACATATCATCGCTCACAAGCCATGACTTTCTCCTGGCTGCGATGGTCTTATGCCTGGAACTCTCttggaagacgacgagcgACCCGCCAAATCTATACCCTGGCTCAATGAGTTCAACACCCAAAAGCCGAGAAGAACTGTCCAAAATATTGGAGACCTCGTACAGCATTTGGACTGCATTCAGTGAAACGTCAACGGAAGCTCGCAAGGCATCCAGAGCGCTGGCACTGATGCTTCAAAGCGCTAAGAGAAACCGTCCAGGCTCTAGAGATATGGGAGAGGAGCCAGTGCGAGATCAAAGACCGAGGCTGCGTCATATTAATC ATGACGCCAGGCATCTCCCCCTGGAAAACAGCCAGCCTCAGATGTTCCTCCCCAGCGAAACACAGGCAGAACCAGACCTAAGCGGAATGGCAGAGCAGACATCGATGGCGATTGAGGATATGATGAATAACCCCGAAGGGTTTGATTGG AATGCTTGGGATAACCAAATCCAACACAACAGTTGGGAATTAACAGATGAGACGTGGATGGCAAGTTTGGCACCTTCCGATTCTCAGTTGTCAATGTTCTCGCCTACAGACTAA
- a CDS encoding zinc-binding dehydrogenase domain-containing protein, with amino-acid sequence MASSGAQTMLAVYAAKGDNENPLAGLTVGQVPLPKVPEGWKRVKIEAATVNWHDVFTLKGVGMHKITFPIIIGCEGVGTLEDGSRVIIYPVMISPGYIGDETKDEKRNVPSEIRDGTLAEYVAIPPANLLPLPKEIDSVSGSVLGIAWLTAYRMLFTKSGLRPGQTMLVQGSSGGVTTALIQLGVAAGMRVWATGRTAEKRKLAESLGAEKTFDSGETLPTQVDAVFDTSGTVTWKHSVASVKAGGTIVVCGGHGGFELPTDAFRLLVDQLSIHGVYAGTLDEFRDLISFVAAKKIKPCVGKVFPLSEGFEAVKSVHEGRTQGKVVLTVGDVAV; translated from the coding sequence ATGGCATCATCCGGGGCACAGACTATGCTAGCGGTATATGCAGCCAAAGGTGATAATGAAAACCCTCTGGCCGGTCTCACAGTTGGCCAAGTACCCTTGCCCAAGGTTCCAGAGGGTTGGAAACGCGTCAAAATCGAGGCCGCAACTGTCAACTGGCACGACGTTTTTACCCTAAAGGGCGTTGGGATGCACAAAATCACTTTTCCGATTATTATAGGCTGCGAGGGTGTTGGAACTCTTGAAGATGGATCACGAGTCATAATTTACCCCGTTATGATCTCACCCGGATATATTGGCGATGAGACAAAGGATGAAAAGCGCAATGTCCCGTCCGAAATTAGAGATGGTACCCTAGCGGAATATGTTGCTATCCCACCAGCCAACCTTTTGCCGCTGCCTAAAGAAATCGACTCGGTATCGGGCTCTGTACTTGGAATTGCTTGGCTTACTGCCTATCGTATGCTCTTCACCAAGTCCGGACTGCGACCTGGCCAGACTATGCTTGTGCAAGGCAGCTCAGGTGGTGTTACCACGGCTCTTATCCagcttggtgttgctgctggaatgCGTGTATGGGCCACTGGTCGTACTgctgagaaaagaaaacttgCAGAGTCTCTTGGCGCCGAGAAAACGTTTGACTCTGGGGAGACGCTTCCCACGCAAGTCGATGCCGTGTTCGATACTAGCGGCACTGTGACTTGGAAGCATTCAGTTGCTTCGGTCAAAGCGGGAGGTACAATTGTGGTTTGCGGTGGCCACGGCGGGTTTGAACTGCCTACAGATGCATTCCGTCTATTGGTTGATCAGCTTAGCATCCATGGAGTATATGCAGGCACGCTGGATGAGTTTAGAGATCTTATTTCGTTCGTGGCAGCGAAAAAGATTAAGCCTTGTGTCGGAAAAGTTTTCCCACTATCTGAGGGTTTCGAAGCCGTCAAATCAGTTCACGAGGGCAGGACTCAGGGCAAGGTGGTTTTGACAGTGGGTGACGTTGCCGTATGA
- a CDS encoding secretory lipase domain-containing protein, translating to MVHLYYWLAASLAVSASNLHSINRHHLQLIPPPSKDPFYAVPGNIGTFAPGDIIRHREPPSRISAYGWTPAHVQKAYQILYRTTDSRKNPTATVLTALVPPDADYNKLVSLQMAEDSATIDCGPSYTMLLSAQQNPLLISNITQLQLLLAEAALAKKWIVIVPDHEGPKGSFTASKMTGHAILDGIRATLQSHHITGIGSDPKIGLWGYSGGGAATQKAVEMQEGYAPELEIAGAAMGGLSSLTKASDIFSINKGPSAALIPAALLGLASQHPELQKSIDQSLKPEFREYFYSPLHRCLQASTLLFSYKDVLGMFHNESIPGLTAELTKAWNDETEQRASKIKAPLYVYQSVVDHLSSIEGIDALVRDYCNQGFNVHYERANSPNLSHIKYGILGVPGAVSWLQGRLDGKVASRGCLYHTDTTSTLDPDMAALYPRNISDALYGIVSSST from the coding sequence ATGGTTCATCTTTACTACTGGCTGGCAGCCTCTCTCGCCGTGTCGGCCTCAAATCTACATTCCATCAATAGACATCACCTCCAACTTATCCCGCCTCCAAGCAAGGATCCATTCTACGCTGTACCCGGAAATATAGGCACATTTGCTCCCGGCGACATAATAAGGCATAGAGAACCGCCTTCGCGGATCTCCGCTTATGGATGGACCCCGGCTCATGTGCAGAAAGCCTATCAGATTCTATATCGGACGACAGATAGCCGGAAGAATCCTACTGCGACTGTTTTGACGGCTCTTGTACCTCCTGACGCTGACTACAATAAGCTGGTATCTTTGCAAATGGCTGAGGATTCTGCTACAATTGATTGCGGTCCATCTTATACGATGCTCCTTTCCGCGCAACAAAATCCGCTGCTCATTTCCAATATCACTCAGCTTCAGTTGTTACTCGCAGAGGCGGCGCTCGCTAAGAAATGGATCGTCATTGTACCGGATCACGAAGGACCAAAAGGATCATTTACGGCAAGCAAAATGACAGGCCATGCAATTCTCGATGGCATTCGAGCTACGCTGCAGTCACACCACATTACGGGAATTGGATCAGATCCGAAGATAGGGCTTTGGGGATActctggaggaggagctgccaCTCAAAAAGCAGTAGAGATGCAAGAAGGTTATGCACCCGAATTGGAGATTGCCGGTGCTGCCATGGGAGGACTCTCGAGCTTGACGAAAGCGAGTgacatcttcagcatcaacaagggGCCGAGTGCGGCACTCATACCAGCGGCGCTGCTAGGACTGGCTAGTCAGCATCCGGAGCTACAGAAATCGATTGATCAGTCTCTGAAGCCCGAGTTTCGAGAGTATTTCTACAGTCCGCTGCATCGGTGTCTGCAGGCGAGCACGTTGCTGTTTTCATACAAAGACGTTCTGGGCATGTTTCACAATGAGTCGATACCAGGATTGACGGCAGAGCTTACGAAGGCATGGAATGACGAAACTGAACAAAGGGCATCCAAGATTAAAGCTCCGTTATACGTGTATCAGAGTGTCGTTGATCACCTCTCTTCCATTGAAGGTATAGACGCTTTGGTGCGCGACTATTGCAATCAGGGTTTCAACGTACACTACGAGAGAGCCAACTCGCCAAACTTGAGTCACATCAAGTATGGTATTCTCGGGGTTCCGGGAGCGGTATCGTGGTTGCAGGGTCGGCTTGATGGGAAAGTGGCCAGCCGTGGATGCTTGTATCATACGGATACGACTTCAACGTTGGATCCGGATATGGCTGCTTTGTATCCTAGGAATATTTCTGACGCTTTATATGGAATTGTTAGCTCTAGTACATAG
- a CDS encoding fungal specific transcription factor domain-containing protein, with amino-acid sequence MAAIGSHYAKIEHVQVLVVAMHEFLRRAINMVLETGHNASIERLVFTQVRLLSCIGMMYCGAQQLIERAKASRIDLVAFCETEWVNYTEQEDQLLRSHTVDQAASDWKAWCCAESRRRTGYTIWLLDCMWSFQFQVRPLLSLEDARVPVPCQEVLWEASTALDWRQLYSVSTKNPSLHEVIQILYIPDGGIPLVTASMFSTGTQTVSLVPQVGWNIQRSFIFTLLE; translated from the exons ATGGCGGCAATTGGAAGTCACTATGCTAAAATTGAACATGTCCAGGTTCTTGTCGTGGCCATGCATGAGTTTCTGCGACGTGCTATAAACATGGTT TTGGAAACAGGCCATAATGCAAGTATTGAGAGACTTGTTTTTACGCAAGTTAGATTGCTAAGCTGCATCGGAATGATGTACTGCGGAGCTCAGCAGTTGATTGAGCGGGCCAAGGCCTCCAGGATCGATTTGGTTGCATTCTGTGAGACAGAATGGGTCAACTATACAGAGCAAGAAGACCAATTGCTGAGAAGCCATACAGTCGACCAAGCAGCCTCCGACTGGAAGGCGTGGTGTTGTGCGGAGAGCCGCCGAAGAACTGGCTACACCATATGG CTGCTAGATTGTATGTGGTCATTTCAATTCCAGGTGCGCCCTCTTCTATCTTTGGAAGATGCCAGAGTTCCTGTACCATGTCAAGAGGTTCTGTGGGAAGCAAGCACGGCTCTCGATTGGCGACAGCTCTACAGCGTCTCAACAA AGAATCCATCATTGCATGAAGTCATTCAGATCTT ATATATTCCCGATGGAGGAATTCCGCTTGTGACTGCCTCGATGTTCTCCACTGGCACGCAAACAGTGTCATTGG